The Metallosphaera hakonensis JCM 8857 = DSM 7519 genome includes the window GTAGAAATCCCAGCTGTGAGTTACAGATATGGTATAGAGGGATTTGGAGTTCTCTGTTAAGTCCCTAACTATCCTTCCAAAGGTGTAGGCGAAACTAGGGTAGGTGAAGGCGTCAGGCTCGTCCAGTATCAGTAATACCTTCCCCTTCTTACTTAGGGCATATGAGTATACGGTGGCAGTGAGAACGAAGGAAGGATAAAAGGAAGGAGTAAGGTTTGTGACTCCACTACCCTCATCGCCAAAGACATCTTTCCACTCGATCCCGTATCTTGTCATCGAAATCTTGAGAGGTATTAAATATTTTGCCTCATCCTCACGGTTAGCTTGCTTAAGTTTCTCGGTTATCTCCGAGACCACATTGTTAACTCTACTCCATCCCTCGAAGATGTCATCGTCCCTGGATAACTCTCTTATGTCCAATAATCTATGTATGGCCTTGACATCATCTCGTAGCTTCGATAGCCCAGTGAAGGCTCTCCCCTTCTCCTCACTCTCCTCAGTATCAAGGTATTGTCTGTACTTATCGTAAATGTAATAGGTTATCACGTATGGATCCATATATATCACGTAGTCGAACTCTTCATTTAGAGAACATTCCCCAGCGCCAGTGAAGTCCACAGTAAGGTTATGTTTCTCTCCCTTGGCAGAATTGTAGATACATTGGAGCAGCAGCGATTTACCATTAAGGTTAGGACCTATGAATAACGTCAGTTTTCCTAACTCCAGCTTCGCGTGAACATCCACCGGATCCTTGATATCTATAGTCAATTCCATGGCTATAGTTATTATGATCACTCAATAAATACTTTAGCCTGGTTTACTTTTCAGGGTGATTCATATATTTATTGTGAATTCAGTTTATTTAGCGCAATAGAATAAATTTGATTGAATACTCCTCGCATTTCAGGCAGGGATTCACGCTTTACAATTACCCTTATTTGGTCTGTCATTGTCACAATTACAATCCGCAATTGACATCTGAATCGCCCTGTAAATCCACCAGGGTCGTACTCTTCAATCATCTTTGTTTATTTAGACTCCACAAACCCTTAAAAAAGATTGTTTACTCTAACTGCTTTGTGGATTACTCTAACTCTACAGAGGCTTAAAAATAGGCTATAATAAGTTACAAATTAGAGGAATATTACCTTATCTAATTAACAAAGTTAAAATAAGTGGAACATTATATATTTTTTAATTTATTGAAGTGAACCGATTAAAGCCTTAAAATGAGGCGTAAATTAATATAAATTAAATGCACTTTCCCCAACATCTAAGGCTAGTACGCGTCGCCATCATCTCCCACGTGAGGTTACAGTTCCCTTGATCCTGGGGAGCTCTATTGGACTTATTACCCTTATCCCCAACCTCAAGATCTCCTCTGCGTTGGTTTTAGTTCTTAATTTCGCCCTAACTTTCCTCCTGTTCCATACCAGTTTGTCGGATATCATACTAAGTGAGAGCAATTGCGATAAATCATATATTATCCCCTGGAACTCGTCCAGGATTTCAGTGACTTCAAACATCTCTGGCCTATCGGGAATGTGTATATATTTACCATATACATTATAAATTTTAAAATTATTATCATATCTAAGTAAATTAATAAAGGAGGAGAACAGTTCGTTTTTATCCTTACAATAGTACCAACTCATCACTCTCCCATCATATACCTTGACACAGGGTTCTCCCTCTCCCTTGGCATCGGTTATGTAAATCAAGAAGTCTCCCCTTAATTACGGAGCTTCAATATAAAAATCGTTACTGCCTATGCTTTGTTGAACCCTTCAAATTTTTATGCAGAATCGCGTTAAATCTACACTTGAGTTAACGTTTGATCACTGATGTTTCACTAATTAAGTACATTAGGAGTTATATAGTTGGGCGATTCACGTCTCCTTTGCGAATTCAGTTTATTTAGAGAAATAGGTTGAATTTAATTGAACAGCCTCACATTGACTAGATAAGGACTCGATTTTACAGTTACCTTTATTTGATCCATCTTAGCCATAATTACAATTCGCAATTGACACCTGAATGGCCCCGTGTTTGAGAAATTCCCTCTCCATGAGTAAACTTGGTGTAACACCACTAACGTTTGATTTAGAATTCAAGAGAAATCAATGAGTTTAACATTAGAGAAAATTCAAGGATTCCACAAAGTCCCTCCATTAAGAAATATAAAGAAGACATGCATATGATATTCCAATGAAATTAATAACACTGAAGTTCCTCTCGCCCTTCAAAATAGGGGAGAAGGAGAACTACGTAGATAGCATAACTCTCTACAGGGCCTTTATTAAGGCGTTGACCCTCCTGGGATATTCCTTTGAGGAGATAAGGAAGGGAGACGTAAAGTTCTCATCTACGTTTCCTGTGGTGAGCAACAGGCCCTACCTGAAGATCCCATTCAGGAGAGTGGAGTGCAATGAGAGGACTATGGATAAGGAATTGAGAAAGATCGAATACATAGACGTTGATATCCTGAGAAGCGTGGAACCACCCTACTTACTCCAATGCCAAGGGGAGAGGAGATACCTTGTTGGTAATGGAGTTGAGAGGCTTGAATTGGAGAACAAATACCTCACCTCCCACGGAGGCATCATAGTGGAATACAAGAATAGGATAGATAGACTTGTAAATTCTGCTGATATTTATACCTCACCGTCCTTCATGCCCAAGCATGATTTGGGATTTTTTGTTACCATGTGGGACAACGAATTAGACAAGGCCTTAAGGCTCTTGGAGAAACTTGGTATAGGGAAGGATAGGAACTTAGGTTATGGTAAGTTCATCGTTAAGGAAATCAAGGATTATGACTTGAACTTAGGGAATAGAAGGTATAGGTACTTGACTGGAAGGGCCTATCCAGAAGGGGAATTCATGACGGATAGGTTCGATAGGGTTCAAATGATGGGTGGGGATATAAGCCCTGTGCTTCTTCCACTGCTCGTCCTCCTTCCCACGGGCTCACTGGTAAAGAACGTGAAGAGGTTATATTTGGAGAAAGGTGAGAACGTTGTAGTGGTTGATCCTATGGTTCTATAACCTAACCGACAGGGTTGCAGGGCAGGTTATATTTCGTACACTATTTCTTCATGCAATTTCGTTTAAATCACTTAAAGTTCACTAACTACAGAGTATAGGAACCTAGCCTCAACCAAACGTTCATTCTAAAATCATTGGTAAGCTTATGGGATTCCACCTAATTACTCCCATCTCCTTTGGGCGGGAGTGTTCTCATGCAGTCATCTTATTCGATAAGTGCATGTAAAATTATATCAGATGTTCTCTAATATGCTGTACTCCCCTCAAATAGGCCAGGTTCAAGGGAGTCTCCTCGTCCGAGAAAACATGCGGGTTCATGACGTTCAACAGGGCCAGGCTGTAGTCCGTCATCCCTCTGCTCCTGTTGACGGCCTTCGTGTCCCTGGCTAGCCGAGCTAAGTGCGACCTACAGAACGAGTTGTAACTCTCCGCTTTGGGCATATACCCCAGTTTGGTATGGAAGATCTTTTTATCTTGACATTAGGTTAACGGGGCGAAAGACCCATCCAGGAGTGTGGGATAGATCAATAGTGAGGTGGAGCTTCGCACCACAACTCTAACAAAGTGAACTGTGGCATATTGCGACTTCTCCGCTGTCGTAAGAAAAGCCCAATGTAGTAACTGGAGAGATCATCTTAATGAGTAGGGACCACTGCTTCTCCTCTTAAACGTTCAGGGGGATCCCCTATCATTGTGGGAGGAGACCCAGCTACGACAAGTAGCTAAGATGGTTGAGAACTATGTGAGACTATCCGGAATGTAAAAAATTCAATTTATGTCGTGGAAAATATTCATGTTTTATTATATTTTCTGCCGATAGCTCAGATTATCTATCTCAGAGAATGGAGTCTCACGACAGACTGTTTACAGATTATCCAGACATGACCTTATATCTAGAATAATTCTTGTATTTATATCAATATTTTCGCCGAAATATTTGTATTCTGGACATTGTCACGTTCAGTTTACCTCATTTATCTATCCTTATGGTAAATTATAATTCGCAAAAGGGATCTGAGGGGTCCTTTCCTTCTCATAGTTACAAACTCAGGTCTGTCAGAGGCGAAACCTGTAAGCCTAGAAACGAAATGAGAAAACCACTATGCCAATCCAAAATACATCCGGTCGGTTCTTTTATACTTCCCAATCTTTTATACTTCCCTAGGATCCAAGGGGAAGAGAGACGTGTAATGACGTAATTGATCAAGTGATGGGTTGATCTCATAACTACTTTAGGGGGAAAGAGTTATGAGGGAGATTGAGGCGTAAATTGCGAATTTTAATTATGATTAAGGTAGATCAAATAAAGGGAACTATAAAGTGGGAATCTTTACATAGTTGATGCGAGACCGTTCAATTAAATTTATTCCATTTCTCTAAATAAACTGAATTTGTAATGGAGACTTGAATCGCCCACTATAAGGTGATTCTTTCATTACATCTTTTTTATTCCAGATACATTCTCACTAACATGCTGTGGGGAACCGTCGGGGAGACCGATAAGTTCTTTGATAGATTAGGAGAGTTTCACAGGAACTGCACTTCTCCTAAACGTCCTAATAACCGGCTCTCTTATCGTGGGAGCCGTCCGTATTCTCCCTGGAAATCATTAACTTAACCTCACCGAACCCAATGCTCCTGCTCTTCCCTAGGCCGAAGTAGTTGGCGTAGTCGAGAAGCTTCCTCAGATCTGCCCTCAGCTTGCTGTTGCGCCTTGCTCTCAACTCGAAGAGGACCCATCCCACGAAACCTCTAGTAGGCGTGCTACCATAAAAAGTACTCACCGGGTTGAGCTCGTAATCTACCTCCCTGAAGTAGTAGAGCGTCTTGCTGCCCGTCACTCCAACTATCTTCTCGCTCATGAATCTGTTCCAGTGGGAGGAGAGGGAGTAGAATATGGAGGGGACATATGGGAAAAGCAGGAAACGGTTCTCCTTCTTCCTGAACTTAGGCCTAGGAGGTTGGAGCAATGTGGGAGTATTGAAGTACATCTTATAGAGCCTAGAGTCCTCAACTCCCAGCTCGTTCCTAATCTCAACGTTGGCCATCTCAACACGGAACTTGGCGTTGAACAACTCCTTGGTCAGGGAGGCCTTGGGTATCACCTCCTCTACCACCTCTTGGAGGAGGGTACTTACGGCGAAGTTATACACTTTCTCTCCCTTGAGTGTAACGAAACCTTTTCCACGGGAGTAAATGGGCCTATTACCCTCCTTCACCACCGTTACTCTGAAGGGCTTGTAAACCTCGGCCTCCACGTGTTTCGAGTAAGTGGGGGAGAAGTCTAGGAAAATTGTCCTGCTGAGCTTGGAGGTGAACGGGGGAACTAGAACATCTCTGTCGGGCCTCACTTCAAAAGTAAAAGTAAATATCATCAGCGAAGAAATATTTTCCAGGAGATTATAAGCCTTCCAGTGCCCTTTGGAAGGGGGTCACTCACTAGTATTTCTGACAAGTTCTTAGTTAGGACAAGAGATGTCTAGGTCAAATACTTACTGGAACTACTAGTGATGAGTGTTCAATTAAATTCGTTCTATTTTTCTAAACAAATTGAAATTACAATAACGCGTGAATATCTCGAGTTTCGATCCTTGAATCTCCCTTCACTAAATCCTGTGGTATCCAAGAAGGTTCCCTGTAATGACCACGCAATCCGACTACTATCATGGCGAGATGCAACCAAGGCTAGATACTAGGAAAGTACTTTCATTTTGATGATGAGTAGACCAGTATACCCCGTAACCCACGCTAGATACTAGGATAGCACGGGGCATCAATCTGGGAACGTTCCTCCACCTCGTAGTCGGGTAAGGGGTTCTTGTGGAGATCCGTAGTTCCTCGTGGATTGTCACCTTGAGATTACCACCTATGGTTGCAAACTTAAGTCTGCAAACCAATATTGGAGGTGTAACTTGTGGCGTCTCACGGAGTCAGTAAACTGAGATTGTGGTTCCCCCGCCGAGGTTATCCTGTGTGGCATACCTTGTAGAAGAGGCACTCCTTCTCGCAATCGTTAGCTACCCCAGGATCCACCCCGCTATCAAGGATCCCCAGCCCTTTGTCCCTCACCTCAAGGAATTCGCTCCTCAGTGCGTCCGAGATCGGTATTAACTTACAGTTACTCTTTACCTCCTTCTCCGTGACGTTTACGTAACAGAGGTAACCGAAATCCACTGGAACCTCATACTGACTCTCCACAGCCAAGGCGTAACCTGCCAGTGACAGCTCGTGAGAGTATCTGTACTTCCCTGACTTCATCTCCGCTATCAAGGGAATGAACGGAACGAAAGCGTCGATCCTGAGGGAGTTACTCAGGCCCACTAAGGCACCGTCCACGGGAAACTCTACGTAAAACGGAACAACTGCGGAAACAAGGGAATCCTCAGTCAAGTTCGTGAACTTGCTTTTGGCCCTGTCCAGCTCAGCCGAGTATATGTTTGTTACGTAGTCCCAGAGCACCTTAGCGAAGACGGAGTAATCCTCGTATTCCCTCAAGACCCTGTAGAATTCGTCGTTCATATAAGTCTTTAACCTGTTACCGTCCACCTCTCCAGAATAGATCAGTCTCTTCACTGTTGTTATGGCCTCGGCGTAGACGGAGTGAATCACGAAGCCCTTCCTCAAGTTGGGGTTTTCCTCTCCCTTCTGCCCCTTAAGTCTCAGGTAAACGTTCCTGAGGGCACTACAGTACCCAAGTTCAGAGACCGAGACCTGAGAGGAATGCTGGGAGTAGATAGGTGGTTCGCCCCAGTTCCAACCCCTAAGCTCTTCGTCGACGTTCCTAGGCATCTTTTTAATCCTCTTGGAAAGTAGCAAAATTTCTGAAGAAGTGAAGAACATGTAGAAAAAATTACACTAGAAGAATTAAACTTTTCCCGAAAGGGGAATTTTGAGGGCGTAAAAATGTTTTACTTAAGTAGATGGGGGGAATGAGGGAAATTAGGGAATTTAAAAGAAAGTTTATTTGCATTCTGGTGCCTACTTTTGGAAAATGTGGTAATATACATGTTGCAAAAATAGATAATTTTTAATGTTATAATACGATTTTAGAACTTTTAATTTTATGTGAAGGGAGTAATAAGTACGAATTTTACGTATTGTTTAAAAACGATAAAGTTCGAGTCTCAATGCGACCGATACGAGATCTTCTAGAAAAATTAAACGTATATAAACCTTTTCCGCCTTTCAAATCTACCAGAAGACCATGCGACCAAAAGAGGCTTGGAAAATTACTAGGAAATACGGTCGCATGACTGGAGTACATAAATAGAGAAAATTTATTAAGGAGGAAGAGAAAAAATATCGTAAGAAGTAAATAAGCAGGTGTGTTGCATCCCAAAAAGGAATTGAAAGTTCTTGCATGTTTCTCGAGAAGGTTTAAGTAATTCAGCCGTTGCATCCCAAAAAGGAATTGAAAGGTCACGTCGCCGACAGTACGTGCTATGTTCTGCCCTCCGTTGCATCCCAAAAAGGAATTGAAAGAACGCTTGGGGTTTGTGCCATTTTTCTTCACTATAAGTTGCATCCCAAAAAGGAATTGAAAGTCAACATCAACGATGACGGGGCTAGTCTAGGGGGCTAGTTGCATCCCAAAAAGGAATTGAAAGTGTGTCATCAAACTTCTTCAGCATCGCTAGAGCGAGGGTTGCATCCCAAAAAGGAATTGAAAGTTATGAATATTACTGAAATGCCATAACTTCCCGAACCCTGTTGCATCCCAAAAAGGAATTGAAAGATAGTATACCTGGAAGAGAACCTCATCAAGCAATTGTGTTGCATCCCAAAAAGGAATTGAAAGTCAAATACGCAGAGGCTATGATGCAGAAGGCATCTGGAGTTGCATCCCAAAAAGGAATTGAAAGCGTACTATTGCTACTACCTCATCTCTGTTTTTTTCTATGTTGCATCCCAAAAAGGAATTGAAAGCTTTTCTTCTGTGTCTGTAAGTTTCATTTTCTCACCGTGTTGCATCCCAAAAAGGAATTGAAAGGATTATCGATTTAATTTGCTTATTAAATGGTTTATAAGTTGCATCCCAAAAAGGAATTGAAAGCAACTGCGACTTGGATACGGAAGAAACAGCATACCCGTGTTGCATCCCAAAAAGGAATTGAAAGTTATATAAATTTACATTTTCAATAATAAGTTGTTGAGTTGCATCCCAAAAAGGAATTGAAAGATAACGATAAAAATGAACCTGTTGATGCTTACATTCACGTTGCATCCCAAAAAGGAATTGAAAGGATGTACAAGAACGTTGTACGACCTCATCAATCTCTTCGTTGCATCCCAAAAAGGAATTGAAAGTTGTTGAACTTCTTTTTGCATTTTTAACCCCGGAAAAAGTTGCATCCCAAAAAGGAATTGAAAGGATTCAAAATGGATCCTGAGGAGGTAGAACTTCTCGATGCGTGTTGCATCCCAAAAAGGAATTGAAAGTTATCTACGCTCAGAGCCCAAAGATAGGTCACCAACGAGTTGCATCCCAAAAAGGAATTGAAAGCAATAATGGGCTTTACAACTTCATCGAGCTCCACGAAGGTTGCATCCCAAAAAGGAATTGAAAGTAGGCCTGGGTCTGGTCGGTGCTGTCATCGTAGTGGCCTACGTTGCATCCCAAAAAGGAATTGAAAGCCACCTTTGCCTTTCCCACCTTCTCATTTCTCATCTCACGTTGCATCCCAAAAAGGAATTGAAAGCATTTCTCATCTCATCAAGAAGAGGCTGTATCGCCATACGTTGCATCCCAAAAAGGAATTGAAAGATTGACTACGTAGCAATTTTCCCGGTACAAACGAAGCCGGTTGCATCCCAAAAAGGAATTGAAAGTACTCCTTTTGCATTTTTTGACACTCCTCATATAAAAGTTGCATCCCAAAAAGGAATTGAAAGAAGAAGGCGACCCTCCCGAACCTCCTGAACCTCCGGCACGTTGCATCCCAAAAAGGAATTGAAAGTGCAAAAACGTCGTTTTCGTCCCAATGTCCGTTGTTACTTGTTGCATCCCAAAAAGGAATTGAAAGTCCGGGAGGAGCGGTGACAATAAAAGGTCTTCGATAAAGTTGCATCCCAAAAAGGAATTGAAAGCTTTATTCCTGTCTGTAGCAGACTATCGATCTTGTTGTGTTGCATCCCAAAAAGGAATTGAAAGATCTTTTCCTGCAGACATTTCTATCTTTAACAGTTCAGGGTTGCATCCCAAAAAGGAATTGAAAGACCTTTGACCTAATAATAATGTGTAACATAACATCTTTAAGTTGCATCCCAAAAAGGAATTGAAAGTTCAAACAATACTGCACACTGTTAAGATTGTTATATAGTGTTGCATCCCAAAAAGGAATTGAAAGGTATTAACTTAATACCGATTATGGTTCAATACACAGTTAGTTGCATCCCAAAAAGGAATTGAAAGGAAGAACTCCACTGGCCTGAAGAACTCCAGAAGAACTGTTGCATCCCAAAAAGGAATTGAAAGGCTGTTAGTATTAAGCGATTGGTGGGTTTCTCCCCGGCGTTGCATCCCAAAAAGGAATTGAAAGTGTATTATTTCTGCATTTCCCACCGTTGCAGATGCTGAAGTTGCATCCCAAAAAGGAATTGAAAGATATTGAACTTCGCGTACTTCCTAAACTTCTTCGCGTCCTTGTGTTGCATCCCAAAAAGGAATTGAAAGATTGCCATCGTTCCACTACTTTCAGTGTAGCAATACTTTGTTGCATCCCAAAAAGGAATTGAAAGGGGACTTCACTAGCAACCATATGACGAATCCATGTGTTCCAGTTGCATCCCAAAAAGGAATTGAAAGTGATGTTTCTAGACAGCTTTACTCCCCACCCAATCTCCTGTTGCATCCCAAAAAGGAATTGAAAGAATACACATAATCTTCATCGAAACTTGGATATACATATCGTTGCATCCCAAAAAGGAATTGAAAGGATTCATTATTAACAAGAGCGAACACGTTCTTCTGGTTACCGTTGCATCCCAAAAAGGAATTGAAAGGAAAAGGGGTTCTCCGCTGGGCTAACGTCAAACCCCGTGTTGCATCCCAAAAAGGAATTGAAAGTCGTTGTTCCGGGCACAAATTGAAAGGTATTGAAAAATGTTGCATCCCAAAAAGGAATTGAAAGTCTTCAGTCCAACTAAAACACAGCTTGGGCTTATCGAGTTGCATCCCAAAAAGGAATTGAAAGTGGTTCATCTTGACCATCCCTCAAGTTGGACTAACGTAAGTTGCATCCCAAAAAGGAATTGAAAGGTATTACTTAGGGCCACCAAAACCACTCCGATTTTTCCGTGTTGCATCCCAAAAAGGAATTGAAAGGGATATGGGGCGGGAGGAAACGGTGGAAACACAAATTCAGGTTGCATCCCAAAAAGGAATTGAAAGAAAATGCTCCCGTCCGCTAACACGGCCCCTGCAAGGTTGCATCCCAAAAAGGAATTGAAAGTTTTTTAAGGGGAGAGTGGCTAACGACCACCCTCCCCCGTTGCATCCCAAAAAGGAATTGAAAGGTAGAAAGTGAGGTCCACAACCCTTCTCCATCAGGATTAGGTCGCATCCCAAAAAGGAATTGAAAGGTTATATTCTAATGTAGTACTATATTTTCTTATTTTAACGAGGGCTAAGAGGGCGTAAGACTCCATCCATGGGGGGATAGTCCTCCACATTTAAATATGAGCTTGAAGTTAATACATAGATGACAGTCACTGATGTGATGTGGGTCACCAAGACGCCTCAAAGCGAGGATCTACGCGATGAGCTTGTGCTCTAATCAGCAATTCCATTGGGGACATTGTAGGCTTACGTCAATGATCGGGGTTAGAACTACTCTTAGCATCTGTGGATCTACGTCCTCTGGTACGGCGAGGTGGAGTCATGAAACAGGAAGTCATGTCCTTGAGGACAGGGCAGTTCACTAAGAACGAGTGTGTTGAAAAGCCAAAAAAAGAGGGGACTGTCTGAACATGAACGATAAATCTAGATCGTATAAGTTAATAATAACGGTATCAATGACGTTGATTGCATTACTATTAATATTAACTTTGATGCTACAATTACAAAACAACAATCTAGGTCATGTCGAGTACACATTATACCTCTCCAATAATACGCTAATGAAAGGCGATGCAATCCCGAAGTTCCATACCTTAAACGCGCCCTACTGTATTGTTTACGATCCCAACGGGTACGTATACGTAACGGACTTTCTGTCCAATTCGGTCTTTGTCATCAATGCCAGTACAAACAAAGTGGTTACGAACATATCAGTTGGATTATATCCCACGGGCATCGCTTACGATCCCAACGGCTACGTATACGTGGTGAACAGCGGTTCCAACTCCATCTCGGTCATTAACCCTAGTACAAACGGTGTTATCGCTAATATATCAGTGCCCGGCGGTTCCAACATTGTTTATGACTCGCACAATGATCATCTTTATGTAACTGATCCGGGCGGTAATTCCATCTCCATCATCAACCCAAGTTCCAATACGGTAACTAAAATCGTAAGAGTGAGCGGTCCCTACGGTATCACTTACGATCCCATCAACGATCTCATATACGTGACGAACTATTACTCCGGGACTGTTTCAGTGATTAATCCTAACACCAGCCAAGTGGTTACGAACATATCAGTTGGATTATATCCCACGGGCATCGCTTACGATCCCAACGGCTACGTATACGTGGTGAACAGCGGTTCCAACTCCATCTCGGTCATTAACCCTAGTACCAACAGGGTGGTTACAAACATAAGAGTAGGCGAAAGTCCCTACGCTATTGCCTATGATTACCATACCGGTTACCTATACGTAACTAACTTTGGTTCTAACTTTATCTCTATTATTAATCCTACGATGAACAAAATTATTGGAAATGTGAGGGTAGAATATTATCCTCACGGTATCACTTACGATCCCATCAACGACCGCATATACGTGACGAACTATTACTCCGGGACTATTTCAATTGTTTCCACTTCTTCATCCGTCAACGTTTTTACTATTTTTATCTTATTGTGGATAATTATTATTGCAACAATTGTTGGGTTATTACTAAGGTTATTACTAATTGGGAAATGGAGGAGACGAGCTTGACTCTCTCCTGGTGAACTATGGAGGACGTAAATCCAGTTCTGCCCGATGCGTGTTGAAGACACGTATCACCGAGATCGGAAGCTTCACCACTATTATTTCCTATTATCTTGGTGATGGGGACCTATTCGCTAAGTTAGTTCACGATGGACGGAGGACAGAATTGTGGCGTAAGCCGTAAAATCTTATTGATGGTAATTACTCTACCCTAACGCAAGTTAAGTGCCTTAATTGAGTTAAGGTTTTACTCTAATAAATCCAGTCTTTTATTTCATGACTTTTAGATTAATCCTAGAATTCAAAAGACTTGTTCGTTGACTTGGGACTCATCTGTTATTTGAGGGACCGTTCACGGCTTAATCACGAATTCAGTTTATTTAAAGGATTGGAACGAATTTAATTGGAAATCAATGGAATGACCGGTGAAGATATGCGCGCTCAGCAGTTTATTTTATCTTAATGGGGGTTCAAAGGGGGCGGAAGACCCCTTCAGTCAGGGAGGGGATGGATAGCCCCCTTTGTATAAGTTTAAATATCGGCTCTTCAAAATTCTCCTAATG containing:
- the cas4a gene encoding type I-A CRISPR-associated protein Cas4/Csa1; this translates as MFFTSSEILLLSKRIKKMPRNVDEELRGWNWGEPPIYSQHSSQVSVSELGYCSALRNVYLRLKGQKGEENPNLRKGFVIHSVYAEAITTVKRLIYSGEVDGNRLKTYMNDEFYRVLREYEDYSVFAKVLWDYVTNIYSAELDRAKSKFTNLTEDSLVSAVVPFYVEFPVDGALVGLSNSLRIDAFVPFIPLIAEMKSGKYRYSHELSLAGYALAVESQYEVPVDFGYLCYVNVTEKEVKSNCKLIPISDALRSEFLEVRDKGLGILDSGVDPGVANDCEKECLFYKVCHTG
- the csm4 gene encoding type III-A CRISPR-associated RAMP protein Csm4 translates to MKLITLKFLSPFKIGEKENYVDSITLYRAFIKALTLLGYSFEEIRKGDVKFSSTFPVVSNRPYLKIPFRRVECNERTMDKELRKIEYIDVDILRSVEPPYLLQCQGERRYLVGNGVERLELENKYLTSHGGIIVEYKNRIDRLVNSADIYTSPSFMPKHDLGFFVTMWDNELDKALRLLEKLGIGKDRNLGYGKFIVKEIKDYDLNLGNRRYRYLTGRAYPEGEFMTDRFDRVQMMGGDISPVLLPLLVLLPTGSLVKNVKRLYLEKGENVVVVDPMVL
- a CDS encoding YncE family protein, which codes for MNDKSRSYKLIITVSMTLIALLLILTLMLQLQNNNLGHVEYTLYLSNNTLMKGDAIPKFHTLNAPYCIVYDPNGYVYVTDFLSNSVFVINASTNKVVTNISVGLYPTGIAYDPNGYVYVVNSGSNSISVINPSTNGVIANISVPGGSNIVYDSHNDHLYVTDPGGNSISIINPSSNTVTKIVRVSGPYGITYDPINDLIYVTNYYSGTVSVINPNTSQVVTNISVGLYPTGIAYDPNGYVYVVNSGSNSISVINPSTNRVVTNIRVGESPYAIAYDYHTGYLYVTNFGSNFISIINPTMNKIIGNVRVEYYPHGITYDPINDRIYVTNYYSGTISIVSTSSSVNVFTIFILLWIIIIATIVGLLLRLLLIGKWRRRA
- the cas6 gene encoding CRISPR-associated endoribonuclease Cas6, whose protein sequence is MIFTFTFEVRPDRDVLVPPFTSKLSRTIFLDFSPTYSKHVEAEVYKPFRVTVVKEGNRPIYSRGKGFVTLKGEKVYNFAVSTLLQEVVEEVIPKASLTKELFNAKFRVEMANVEIRNELGVEDSRLYKMYFNTPTLLQPPRPKFRKKENRFLLFPYVPSIFYSLSSHWNRFMSEKIVGVTGSKTLYYFREVDYELNPVSTFYGSTPTRGFVGWVLFELRARRNSKLRADLRKLLDYANYFGLGKSRSIGFGEVKLMISRENTDGSHDKRAGY